A region of the Drosophila subobscura isolate 14011-0131.10 chromosome J, UCBerk_Dsub_1.0, whole genome shotgun sequence genome:
GGATCGGTTGAGAAATGgcgaaaatatagaaattatatccttaatccttgatgtccttgaagcgaaaccgattgaaaaggatcggcgaagttgtcctgattacgaaaaggtacGGCACATCCTGATCGGCACACAGGAAACGGAGAAAACTACAAAACAGTTCtggcctgttgttgttgtcaagctattttgttgtacaacaaaaaataattgatgtacaacaaacaataattgttgtacaacaaaagttgtttttgttgttgtccaaTAGTCACTTCATCGGCACtgaaaaaagcaaaatccAAGTGCCAAAAACTAGCAAGGTACCAGGcgaacataaatcagcaggaagtagctggtttttatgtttttctctGTGTCAGAAGCTGCCTGCTACGAAACTGAactaatttttaaatattttacaaatgcaccccaaaagtatgccacatgctttgtttatttgcaaatacaccccaaaagtatgccgcaattttttatttgcgcAAAATTATAAAACGGGTGCCTATGGATGTTCCTATCTATGTTCTCTATTTTTCTTAGTTTTAGCCTACGCCCCAACACCCCCCCATTAAAATTGTCTTTTCTCCGTTCTGTGATTATTTTTCCGCTCTTTgggtatttttatttttaaaactgCCGCAATAAAACATTAACAAGAATCATGCGCAGTCAGTGGGGATTTTGGAAAAGGTTTCGTTCTAGGGTAATTTGGAGATATAGGGATGCGGATTAATAAATGGATACAATGCGAGGATACATAGAACGTAAGGCTAAGCGACCCCGATGGGAATGCACACACTTCCACATATTTAGATGTATAATTGGGTTTGTCGCAGTAAAACAAATGCGGATGTCTTCGGATGgacttcatcatcatcgtggttccattaaaatgcaaaggcaaacaccGCTAGGCGTGTTTGGCAGTTGATGGGGATGGGACTCCAGAGCCTGTTCTCATCGTATGGTCATtatgtgtgctgtgctgtttaTTGGTAGCGAGCCAGCGAGGGCAAGGGCACAAAGCCATCGGAAATGCGGGGAGTACGTCTGATTTGAGTGCTAGAAAAGATATTGTGGCCATAAGTAATTAAACAGAAGTCAATTAGATTATGTAATTACCGCCAAATGAGCGAACCGCCACGCTTAAGCTCCTTTCGTGCCTGCAGATCGTTCCAGCAGTCCACCCAGTTAGCGTAGGCGGGCATGATGGGCGGTTGGCCAGCCATCAGACGCGAGCCACTCACAGTAGAGCATGTGGATACCACCAGCAAAGGATACAGCAGACTAGAGCAGCTGAACTGCATGAGCGCACCGTTGTACTGCCTGGCCATTTTGTCCTTGATGAAGAATTTGTTTACAATATAGATTGCGGAGCTGCTGAGTACCAGACAGGCCACATCGGCCAAAAGCTTGGGCACCACACCAGCAAAAAAGCCAGAAATTCCCTCAGTCTTCCAGATCTCCACAATCGAACCGGCTATGGATCGATAGAGAGTCTCGCGTCCAATAAACTGGGCCATCATCCGCACCGAGATCACGTGGAATGGATGCGAAGCAATAATTCCGCTCACAGTCACGACAATATCACGCTTCAGTGTCTGCTTGAACTGAGCATACCTAAAACAAATCAGACAACAAATCAGAAAAGTACTGCAGGATAAGGGTAATTGAACACTTGCTCGTCTTCCTCCGACAGATCAGTGTCCTCCTTGTTCTCCTCCAACTGGATCAGTCCCAGTTTGTCGGCCACTCGCTCGCTCACCACCATCGCCACGACGGATCCGACCAACTTAGGTGCCAGGCCGCGATAGCAACCATAGAACCCATCAATCCTCTTGATGTGACCGGCTGCAATGGTAAGAGCGATATGAAATCAATCCTGCCCGACAAGCAAGAACTTTGTACCCACTGTATTGGAAAATGTTCGGCAGCTTCATGATTGGTTTGCCCGACCACGACTTGCCGGGAATGGCTGCAATCGGCTCATATCCCAGCTGAATTAGCGTCTTGGAGTACTCAAATGGATGCAGGGCAGCACTTACGCCCAGTCGCATGCCAAATTTAATCCAACTATTCACCTCGTTATCCTCATTTTGTGAAAATGGTCCGtccattttatattttttttctatgcttCTTCCTTTAGACGAGGGCAACACTTCCGCGCTAAATTTGGTGCTGTGCAAATTAAATACGgaacaaatttataaattaaccggctctgcaaatgcaaattttttttgATTACAAAACTTTTTACAAAATTGCCAAACCTGCCTCGCTTACTTTACTTATCGGTATCGATGATCAGCTGATTGAGTTTTCGGTCTACCCTCTTTACGAAACACACCCTGCAGCTTCTTTGAGATGTGTTTTTTATATCGATAACTGACTGTCATCCATCGATAATTGACGCACCTTGCTGTGCTAGCTCACCTTTGTGGTGAATATTAAATCGATGTTGTTTACATGTATCTAATATGTAGTAACAATgtaaaaactatttatttatttttttattttatatatatagaatggAATAAAAAGGGACTATTTAAAGCTGTCCAATCTTGTTTAAAATAGATTGATGAATTGGATAAAATGATAGATTTAGCGCTGAGAATTTCAACAAGCTAGTAATCGTAAATAGAACTGCAAAATCGAGGATATTTATGAAATgagaaatttgtattttgggtcgtgcggtatatcgataaatccgcggtacCAGTGTGAAAGGAAGATGCATAGATATTTACTCAACATTTCATATATAGGCACGACTTTTCGGTGAGAATTTGTTAACTAGAAGCTAAATTGAGCCATGAACAACAACTATTCTTTCATGCAGTGGTATAC
Encoded here:
- the LOC117892914 gene encoding mitochondrial carrier homolog 2, with amino-acid sequence MDGPFSQNEDNEVNSWIKFGMRLGVSAALHPFEYSKTLIQLGYEPIAAIPGKSWSGKPIMKLPNIFQYTGHIKRIDGFYGCYRGLAPKLVGSVVAMVVSERVADKLGLIQLEENKEDTDLSEEDEYAQFKQTLKRDIVVTVSGIIASHPFHVISVRMMAQFIGRETLYRSIAGSIVEIWKTEGISGFFAGVVPKLLADVACLVLSSSAIYIVNKFFIKDKMARQYNGALMQFSCSSLLYPLLVVSTCSTVSGSRLMAGQPPIMPAYANWVDCWNDLQARKELKRGGSLIWRTQIRRTPRISDGFVPLPSLARYQ